From Flavobacterium sp. 102, a single genomic window includes:
- a CDS encoding DUF1003 domain-containing protein, translating to MSSKPTFKSVISGAEFPNSERVWVKSIRTSIFDLIKNDHPDFTSEGCIASSELNVYREKYIAKFLQSEVGELSDLQKNVIKSLTADKSFVSKVQDEPDNRTFGQLIADKVADFGGSWTFIISFFIFILIWIGSNVYILLNKGFDPYPFILLNLILSCLAALQAPVIMMSQNRQEEKDRDRAKKDYMINLKSELEIRMLDEKVDHLIMHQQQELIEIQKVQIEMMNDILEKIKK from the coding sequence ATGAGTTCAAAACCCACTTTTAAAAGCGTAATTTCCGGTGCTGAGTTTCCCAATAGTGAAAGAGTTTGGGTAAAATCTATTCGGACTTCAATCTTCGATTTAATCAAAAATGACCATCCTGATTTTACTAGCGAAGGTTGCATTGCCAGCAGTGAACTCAATGTGTACAGAGAAAAATACATTGCTAAATTTTTGCAATCGGAAGTAGGTGAATTATCAGATTTGCAGAAAAATGTAATCAAATCATTAACAGCTGATAAGTCCTTTGTGTCTAAAGTTCAAGACGAACCTGACAATCGTACTTTTGGTCAATTGATAGCCGATAAAGTAGCCGATTTTGGCGGAAGCTGGACGTTTATCATTTCGTTCTTTATCTTTATTCTGATTTGGATTGGCTCCAATGTTTACATTTTATTGAATAAAGGTTTTGATCCTTATCCGTTTATTTTATTGAACTTGATTTTGTCATGTTTGGCGGCCTTGCAAGCACCGGTGATTATGATGAGCCAAAACCGTCAGGAAGAAAAAGACCGCGACCGCGCCAAGAAAGACTATATGATTAATCTAAAATCAGAACTCGAAATCAGAATGCTCGATGAGAAAGTAGACCATTTAATCATGCACCAACAACAAGAGTTAATCGAAATTCAGAAAGTGCAGATTGAGATGATGAATGATATCTTAGAAAAAATCAAGAAGTAG
- the rocD gene encoding ornithine--oxo-acid transaminase: MSVLEKLTSADAISLENKYGAHNYHPLPVVLNRGEGVYVWDVEGKKYYDFLSAYSAVNQGHCHPKIVGAMMEQAQTLTLTSRAFYNDKLGVYEEFITKYFGFDKVLPMNTGAEAVETALKLCRKWAYEKKGIPENEAQIIVCDGNFHGRTTTIISFSNDENARKNFGPYTAGFIKIAYDDIEALEKAITSSKNIAGFLVEPIQGEAGVYVPSEGYLAKAKSLCEDHNVLFIADEVQTGIARTGKLLAVHHENVQPDILVLGKAISGGVYPVSAVLANDAIMNVIKPGQHGSTFGGNPVAAAVAIAALEVVTDEKLAENAERLGKIFRSELAKYIKTSSIATLVRGKGLLNAVVINDTEESDTAWNICMKLAENGLLAKPTHGNIIRFAPPLVMTEEQLLDCVAIIINTLKQFEK; the protein is encoded by the coding sequence ATGTCAGTTTTAGAAAAATTAACTTCAGCCGATGCCATTAGCTTAGAAAACAAGTATGGAGCCCACAATTATCATCCGTTACCGGTGGTGCTGAATAGAGGAGAAGGTGTTTATGTTTGGGATGTAGAAGGCAAAAAGTATTATGATTTTCTTTCGGCTTATTCTGCCGTTAACCAAGGTCATTGTCACCCGAAAATTGTGGGTGCCATGATGGAACAAGCACAAACTTTAACTTTGACTTCGCGTGCTTTTTACAACGACAAATTAGGCGTTTACGAAGAATTCATTACCAAGTATTTTGGTTTTGATAAAGTATTACCCATGAATACCGGTGCCGAAGCAGTGGAAACCGCTTTGAAATTGTGTAGAAAATGGGCTTACGAGAAAAAAGGAATTCCAGAAAATGAAGCGCAAATCATTGTTTGCGACGGTAACTTCCACGGAAGAACTACGACGATTATTTCATTCTCTAACGATGAAAATGCACGCAAAAACTTCGGACCATACACGGCCGGATTTATCAAAATAGCTTATGACGATATAGAGGCTTTGGAAAAAGCGATTACGTCATCTAAGAATATTGCCGGTTTTCTAGTTGAACCCATTCAAGGTGAAGCAGGCGTTTACGTACCAAGCGAAGGTTATTTGGCGAAAGCCAAATCTTTGTGCGAAGACCATAATGTTTTGTTCATTGCAGACGAAGTACAAACCGGAATTGCGCGTACCGGAAAATTATTAGCCGTTCACCACGAAAATGTACAACCGGATATTTTGGTTTTAGGCAAAGCCATTTCTGGCGGCGTTTATCCAGTGTCAGCAGTTTTGGCTAATGATGCTATTATGAATGTGATTAAACCGGGACAACACGGTTCAACCTTTGGTGGAAATCCTGTCGCCGCTGCGGTAGCGATTGCCGCTTTAGAAGTAGTGACCGATGAAAAACTGGCCGAAAATGCGGAACGTTTAGGTAAAATTTTCCGTTCGGAACTGGCAAAGTATATCAAAACTTCTTCTATTGCTACATTAGTACGTGGAAAAGGTTTGCTAAATGCTGTAGTGATTAACGACACTGAGGAAAGCGATACGGCTTGGAATATCTGTATGAAATTGGCTGAAAACGGTTTGTTAGCCAAACCAACGCATGGCAATATCATTCGTTTTGCACCACCATTGGTAATGACGGAAGAACAATTGTTAGATTGTGTTGCTATCATTATCAATACTTTAAAACAATTTGAAAAATAG